In one Sphingomonas sp. AP4-R1 genomic region, the following are encoded:
- a CDS encoding SMP-30/gluconolactonase/LRE family protein, with protein MECVWPIGATLGEGPLWDDRTDTLWFVDIISGRVHAYTPATGAQRTIETGGYPGFLLVDEAGGFVLGRGHALEHFDGERVTGEIARVEMRDGNRLNDGTVDPSGRIWFGSMDFGCELPTGAVHLFADGALRTVGGEAAITNGPAVTTDGRFLYHVDTAAGLIWRFDIDANHMLVDGEIFATIDPADGTPDGVVLDSEDHLWVGLWGGWAARRYAPDGTIVQVVRFPVANITKIAFGGPDLKTAYATTARDNMDEAALADQPLAGGLFAFPVDVPGRLASRAIVAA; from the coding sequence GTGGAGTGCGTTTGGCCCATCGGAGCGACCCTGGGCGAAGGCCCGCTGTGGGATGACCGCACCGACACGCTCTGGTTCGTCGACATCATCTCGGGACGCGTCCACGCCTACACCCCCGCCACCGGCGCGCAGCGCACGATCGAGACGGGCGGCTATCCCGGCTTCCTGCTCGTCGACGAGGCGGGTGGCTTCGTCCTCGGGCGCGGCCATGCGCTGGAGCATTTCGACGGCGAGCGCGTGACCGGAGAGATCGCCCGCGTGGAGATGCGCGACGGCAATCGCCTGAACGACGGCACCGTCGATCCCTCCGGCCGCATCTGGTTCGGATCGATGGATTTCGGCTGCGAGCTGCCGACCGGCGCGGTTCACCTGTTTGCGGACGGCGCGCTGCGCACCGTGGGCGGAGAGGCCGCGATCACGAACGGCCCCGCCGTCACCACCGACGGCCGTTTCCTCTATCATGTCGATACCGCCGCAGGCCTGATCTGGCGCTTCGACATCGACGCGAACCACATGCTGGTCGATGGTGAAATCTTCGCCACGATCGATCCAGCCGACGGCACGCCCGACGGCGTGGTGCTGGATAGCGAGGATCATCTCTGGGTGGGCCTGTGGGGAGGCTGGGCGGCGCGCCGCTATGCGCCGGACGGCACGATCGTGCAGGTCGTGCGCTTCCCCGTCGCGAACATCACCAAGATCGCCTTCGGTGGGCCGGATCTGAAGACCGCCTACGCCACCACCGCGCGCGACAATATGGACGAGGCCGCACTGGCCGATCAGCCGTTGGCGGGCGGCCTCTTCGCCTTCCCGGTGGACGTGCCCGGTCGCCTCGCCTCCCGCGCGATCGTCGCCGCATGA
- a CDS encoding IlvD/Edd family dehydratase gives MGEERKFKLRSRAWFDNPDNIDMTALYVERYLNFGLTLEELRSDKPIIGIAQTGSDLSPCNRHHLVLAERMREGIREAGGIALEFPVHPIQETGKRPTAGLDRNLAYLGLVESLYGYPLDGVILTTGCDKTTPALLMAAATVNLPAIALSVGPMLNGWFKGQRTGSGTIVWHARQLLAAGKIDDEGFIRLVASSAPSTGFCNTMGTASTMNALAEALGMMLPGTAAIPAPYRDRQEAAYKTGLRIVDMVREDLKPSDILTKEAFHNAIVVNSAIGGSTNAPIHLAAIARHIGVDLPLKDWETVGHKVPLLVNLQPAGEYLGEDYYRAGNLPAVVSQLMEQGLINEAALTVNGKTIGDNCRGVAIEDEKVIYPFAKPLKEEAGFVVFTGNLFDAAIMKTSVISPEFRDRYLSNPDDPEAFEGPAVVFDGPEDYHRRIDDPALGITPATLMFMRGAGPIGYPGAAEVVNMRPPAYLITEGVTALPCIGDGRQSGTSGSPSILNASPEAAAMGGLALLQTGDRVRIDLGKGTANVLISDEELATRREALVAAGGYAYPASQTPWQEIQRSVVGQMNTGAILEGAEKYQRIAQTKGLPRDNH, from the coding sequence ATGGGCGAGGAACGGAAATTTAAGCTGCGGTCGCGTGCGTGGTTCGACAATCCCGACAATATCGACATGACGGCGCTCTATGTGGAGCGTTACCTCAATTTCGGCCTCACGCTGGAAGAGCTGCGCTCGGACAAGCCGATCATCGGCATCGCGCAGACCGGCAGCGATCTTTCGCCCTGCAACCGCCACCATCTCGTTCTGGCCGAGCGGATGCGCGAAGGCATTCGCGAAGCGGGCGGCATCGCGCTGGAATTCCCGGTCCATCCGATCCAGGAGACGGGCAAGCGGCCGACGGCCGGCCTCGATCGCAACCTCGCCTATCTCGGCCTCGTGGAGTCGCTGTACGGCTATCCGCTGGACGGCGTGATCCTGACGACCGGCTGCGACAAGACCACGCCGGCTCTGCTGATGGCGGCGGCCACCGTGAACCTGCCCGCGATCGCCTTGTCGGTGGGCCCGATGCTCAACGGCTGGTTCAAGGGCCAGCGCACCGGCTCCGGCACGATCGTGTGGCATGCGCGCCAGCTGCTGGCGGCGGGCAAGATCGATGACGAGGGCTTCATCCGCCTCGTCGCCTCGTCCGCGCCGTCCACCGGCTTCTGCAACACGATGGGCACGGCCTCGACGATGAACGCGCTGGCCGAGGCGCTCGGCATGATGCTGCCGGGCACGGCCGCGATCCCCGCGCCCTATCGCGACCGGCAGGAGGCCGCCTACAAGACGGGCTTGCGCATCGTCGACATGGTGCGCGAGGATCTGAAGCCCTCCGACATCCTGACGAAGGAAGCGTTCCACAACGCGATCGTGGTCAATTCGGCGATCGGCGGATCGACCAACGCGCCGATCCATCTCGCCGCGATCGCGCGCCACATCGGCGTGGATCTGCCGCTGAAGGATTGGGAGACGGTGGGCCACAAGGTGCCGCTGCTCGTGAACCTGCAGCCTGCGGGCGAATATCTGGGCGAGGATTATTACCGTGCGGGCAATCTGCCGGCGGTGGTCTCGCAGCTGATGGAGCAGGGCCTGATCAACGAGGCCGCGCTGACCGTGAACGGCAAGACGATCGGCGACAATTGCCGTGGCGTCGCGATCGAGGACGAGAAGGTCATCTACCCCTTCGCCAAGCCGCTGAAGGAAGAGGCTGGCTTCGTCGTCTTCACGGGCAATCTGTTCGATGCCGCGATCATGAAGACCAGCGTGATCTCGCCCGAATTCCGCGATCGCTATCTCTCCAACCCGGACGATCCCGAAGCGTTCGAAGGGCCGGCGGTCGTGTTCGACGGGCCGGAGGATTATCATCGCCGGATCGACGATCCCGCGCTCGGCATCACGCCGGCGACCCTGATGTTCATGCGCGGCGCGGGCCCGATCGGCTATCCGGGCGCGGCCGAGGTCGTGAACATGCGGCCGCCGGCCTATCTGATCACCGAGGGCGTCACGGCGCTGCCCTGCATCGGCGACGGCCGCCAGTCCGGCACGAGCGGCAGCCCCTCGATCCTGAACGCCAGCCCCGAGGCGGCGGCGATGGGGGGGCTGGCGCTGCTGCAGACCGGCGATCGCGTGCGGATCGATCTGGGCAAGGGCACGGCCAACGTGCTGATCTCCGACGAGGAATTGGCGACCCGTCGCGAGGCTTTGGTGGCGGCGGGCGGCTATGCCTATCCGGCCTCGCAGACGCCCTGGCAGGAAATCCAGCGCTCGGTGGTGGGCCAGATGAACACCGGCGCGATCCTGGAGGGCGCGGAAAAGTATCAGCGCATCGCCCAGACCAAGGGCCTGCCCCGCGACAATCACTAA